In a single window of the Candidatus Neomarinimicrobiota bacterium genome:
- a CDS encoding FlgD immunoglobulin-like domain containing protein — MQKKYQKLTSKMLKALLFILLVNASLLMGQTFVTTGGTVTSGYWNAGNTGGQADFIVPNDGTIRWVNLQIEVNDDDTYIQIGDAETASAQENKSISRTATQIEDAGGFGDGDSFDIVAIFLTSGLSSVDTTVLATGIVVDETAPAGFQVGTVITSGGNVSAGYWNDTNTDLAVTVPIAADGTLQNGSLQITGSVGTNAAENLGSAEIVLIAGTDQTIDLDDTDFVNKDWFLDSQTFSLTATLSDVAGNSTEATASITTLYIDQTSPSISSIESSTANGTYGVGESVNVTVNFDETVTLSGGDLLTNLNAGAQLTTNALNSASFSETYVIAEGDDAPSLNVTSFALSGGSTKLLDAAGNNADLVTISSNLADNTDLVVDGSTPSVTNIFSTSDDVSYGVDETVNVTITFSESITLSGGNLLVNIDASDTDVTITPFSNSTTASGIYTVAGGDASSDLTVTSLSLSGGSLVDAGGNSVDLTLPGADNLADNNAISIDGAAPADFTVSTVTMTGNDVVGGYWNSTNTGIDILVPIANDPSLEGGTIQIQGFFADISGAESFGNAVTILGTNLGGNVTVSLTDTQLEGLNGFADDQTLKITAVLADAGGNSTTGTQSANTFVIDETVPDISAISSTTSDGTHGIGDEVNVTITFSENVSISGGDLLTNLNSSAQLTTSSITNISSLSQIYTVLALDESTDLSVTSLTLSGGSVDLVDGAGNPIDLALPASNLATTSALVIDGIDPTIISITSSSADGSYGVDDIINVTVTFSEAVTLSGGNLEVDHDASATDVLITSILSTTIGTQDYTVASGDASNDLTVTALGLSVGGTLQDAGGNDVDLSDISGVTNIDDGSDILVDGADPADFTVGTVTVTGGDVVDTYWNDTNTGMTVAVPIAIENSLAGGSVQVQAFFNDISGAVDVGSAVAIAGGHLGGDLTVTLTEADVEGIAGYAEDLVLKITAVITDDGGNTTTGTQSANTFTIDTTAPTITAISSNTANGTYGVGDDVNVTITFDENVTLSGGNLITTLNTSAELSTETIANTNSISETYTIAEDDETSDLTVSAIALSIGTADLIDAAGNQADLTQLPLDNIAETSAIVVDGVLPTVTAISSTTANGNYGVYADINITITFSEAVTLSGGDLEVDHDASGTNVLISTISSSTTGTQTYTVAAGDVSSDLTVTELSLSAGSLQDAGGNDVDLTDIAGISNIDDTRNIVVDGDSPAAFQVSTVVTTGGTVVADYWNSSNTGVNVTVPIADDASLQGGKVLITAKVGSNAFEAVGDSSSILAVDANKIISLSYNNIINISGYEDGAVLTFSAVIRDDVFNYTTGTPSATTLTADVTDPTISSITSLPGSDNIEVGGSVDITITLSEAVTLVGGTVITTLETGDTDAQLSTSSISDAISFTETYTVSEGEVASDLNVSLVALSVGTLRDAAGNDIDLSLPGADNLADNSNLEIDGVIPTILTITSTTVDGNYILGDEINVTVTFSEALTLVGGNLIVTMETGGTDRQVTISSINNSSISAGTYTVQSGDASPDLTASNITLSAGSLQDAAGNDLDLTLPGSADNLAGSSDFVVDGVAPADFTVGAVITSGGTITASYWNDTNTDVEVTVPIASDASLQNGTLQIQARTGANAFENLGSSATISSIGVDQTESFTLGVFEAINGFSEGATVQFTAIITDSVGNSNTGTTSVTTLLVDRVNPTIIEITSSPAGGSLSIGEFADITISFSEAVTLAGDVLVTTLETGDTDAELTTAVFTGLDEITERYTVAEDEVSADLDVTGFDYGVGTLRDAAGNNIDLSLPVGENLADNSALIIDGDVPYIVSLSSTVLTDSLGLTETLEIDVEFSETVTLEGGNLILTLETGDTDREVTIPAFSTSTTASGIYTVQVGDVSPDLTISDINLSAGTLRDAAENDVLLTLPVDDNLADNNDILIDGIVPEAFTSGDILTIGDPVVTGYWNEDNTDFEVILPVTGTDVSLNGGVAYLEARVNANAFAALGNNVAVGTNPVTLSITRTQLETELAGYFAGGTIQVRGILTDIAGNSTIGATSGVELIIDQLDPTQTTTGTIVVSGGNVNQGYWNLTNEDITISTDLDAETSSIGGTLQLQAAAGVAGSFSDIGSDSILVTINTTHATILSAADLTSYGITDGDTLQFRALITDIAGNLTSGLAGINTLVVDYSDPADFTVGTVTATGGTVVPQYFNAGNDGAEVTVPIDPTDNSLIGGNVQLRVSIDGAEAESMLAPITITELVDMDIPITRAELEGLAVDIEGMIFTFDAFITDATGNVTLGSESSDQLKIDEIFPVANDFIDLVTTGDDIMTGYWNNTNTGIAVTVPIADDISLVGGTLQLSGDLIPGDAVFEVFPTSQNINALTGSVAISIPDTEIENLEGGVGFVDGLTIEFRAIVTDVAGNVTTSNTSSVTLEIDRAAPVAPDITALIVKGSNQVDGVWNSGADSLLLAVPVVTGGDPSLVTGFVQVLMSIGGTSDENPYELVVVDSFFIPGEDTIRFASSDIAALSNFDDLETLYSRILIQDRAGNETISGTSTHEILIDVGPPAPFDCGLLTATDGTVVTNAYNNTNTGISLEVPIADDASLLNGSAIIKVSLHNLDTFPPELVEPADIDTVTISAINTTLTLTLDHATLSALAGFGSNYEMAVTAGLLDYAGNQEVGSEVYQRLTIDLDGPELPVINDTTTVGGMVANGFWNASNSGIEVVVSTPAIADTSLLGGYFQVQGHVGFESYTDLGDPVAIATANFSELSITIDSTEIESLSGFGEGLQFDLRILMVDGRGNDTTGAITVNWLTIDQVIPIVGSFVTGSTTTDPYINEVDTLKARWQNFSDATTGISGYEYAIGNAVGSDDFVAWQSVDTTFLDTLMTYTHADEYVLNVRASDGAGNISDILSSSAIMADLETPNSTSAVNPYYLIEDWVDVNSFGGLYSDGLAGVDILWLDLSRESDTLYWDGADWVSDSTSLELPIIHDGIWNYSIAADTLTNHENYFIRLLAVDSAGNRQASATLDTFQFIINSAPELFTFASDTTTLEDESFTYLHYATDPDFETTRGDSLIYSLGVGAPAGMTIDSVGTMSWTPVDSAVGQHSYTTYVTDLLGLQDSVLCVLTVINVNDPPEPVTLLLPADSTQLMPADGLLLTFSWTTAFDIEENEVRYEITMQGSGYDTTIATLDTALTVDVSVMDYPVSIVEWFVKGFDPEDTSAVADTFHVTTSAAFAALNTDSIAVDMSRFTNLDTLVNLKNLGLTDLRWSLVEAPAWLTFSTESGTLGYADSVDIAFNIDLAGFTVGGYEGIFRLATNDPLQDTLSIDVTMGIYDIPTPVLAFYKNPAYPHFYEMMIVDSLGMIDTLILTHAGDTLELTEIDTFSYLATVEIAAEGLNSFELYASNWVGDTTIATNITVSLARSGVEWLARSPDDLFEVRGTARSVHYSSQLAILDSTLSSIDDARYRVLSDGVRLAEPVMVSMQVSTGDQAIYLRDEAGDYVELPSINDGERVRSWAESMGAFKLGPRTIIVPEHSQLSQNYPNPFNPATSIDYDIGFLDGLDQNVEFSIYNIRGQEIRNLVNTQLQPGQYSITWNGLDEQGRQVSSGIYFARLMTGKGYIKTVKMLVLR, encoded by the coding sequence ATGCAGAAAAAATACCAAAAATTGACCTCCAAAATGCTTAAAGCATTGTTATTCATACTTCTTGTGAATGCTTCTCTCCTTATGGGACAAACATTTGTGACAACTGGTGGAACCGTGACCTCAGGATATTGGAATGCTGGCAATACGGGTGGTCAGGCTGATTTCATCGTTCCAAACGATGGCACCATCAGGTGGGTTAACCTGCAAATTGAGGTCAATGATGATGACACCTATATCCAGATAGGTGATGCTGAAACTGCTTCTGCTCAGGAAAATAAATCGATTTCACGGACCGCTACTCAAATTGAGGATGCTGGTGGTTTTGGTGATGGCGATTCCTTTGACATTGTGGCCATTTTTCTAACCAGTGGTTTGAGCTCCGTCGATACAACTGTTCTGGCAACCGGGATAGTTGTTGATGAGACTGCTCCTGCAGGTTTTCAGGTTGGTACCGTCATCACTTCAGGTGGCAATGTATCAGCTGGTTACTGGAATGATACCAATACGGATCTGGCAGTTACCGTTCCCATAGCAGCTGATGGAACGCTGCAGAACGGATCATTGCAAATTACTGGTTCTGTTGGGACTAACGCTGCCGAAAACCTGGGGTCAGCTGAAATTGTACTCATCGCCGGTACTGATCAAACCATCGATCTAGATGATACCGATTTCGTCAATAAAGACTGGTTCCTGGATTCGCAGACATTTTCATTAACCGCAACTTTGAGTGATGTAGCCGGGAATAGCACTGAGGCAACAGCGAGTATCACAACCCTGTATATCGATCAAACCTCCCCCTCAATCAGCTCTATCGAATCTTCTACAGCAAATGGCACCTATGGTGTGGGCGAATCTGTCAACGTTACAGTTAACTTTGATGAGACCGTTACACTAAGCGGTGGTGATTTGCTTACAAATTTGAACGCCGGTGCCCAACTCACCACTAATGCCTTGAATTCCGCCTCATTTTCAGAAACTTATGTCATTGCTGAGGGCGATGATGCACCATCATTGAATGTGACCTCGTTTGCCTTATCAGGTGGGAGTACAAAACTGCTGGATGCTGCTGGAAATAATGCTGATCTGGTAACAATCTCCTCCAATTTAGCAGATAATACTGACCTGGTAGTGGATGGAAGTACCCCTTCAGTGACAAATATTTTTTCAACCAGCGATGATGTTAGTTATGGTGTGGATGAGACAGTCAATGTTACCATCACATTCAGTGAGTCCATTACGTTGAGCGGTGGAAATCTGCTGGTGAATATTGATGCCAGTGATACCGATGTGACCATTACACCATTTAGCAACAGTACAACTGCCAGCGGAATCTACACTGTCGCAGGTGGAGATGCCAGTTCTGACCTTACGGTAACATCGCTGAGCTTGTCCGGTGGCAGTCTGGTGGATGCAGGTGGCAATTCAGTCGACCTGACTTTACCAGGCGCTGACAATCTGGCTGACAATAATGCAATATCCATTGATGGCGCTGCCCCAGCGGACTTCACGGTTTCCACAGTGACCATGACAGGGAATGATGTGGTTGGCGGATACTGGAATAGTACCAACACAGGGATAGATATCCTGGTTCCAATAGCCAACGACCCCAGTTTAGAAGGCGGAACGATTCAGATTCAGGGATTCTTTGCTGATATTTCAGGAGCGGAGAGTTTCGGAAATGCGGTCACTATCCTGGGGACAAATCTGGGTGGGAATGTCACGGTTTCTCTAACTGACACCCAACTGGAAGGATTGAACGGTTTTGCAGATGATCAAACTCTAAAAATTACTGCAGTATTGGCTGATGCTGGTGGGAATAGTACGACAGGAACTCAAAGTGCCAACACTTTTGTTATTGATGAAACGGTTCCGGATATTTCCGCCATCAGTTCCACAACCTCAGATGGAACTCACGGTATCGGTGATGAAGTCAATGTTACCATTACCTTCTCTGAGAATGTGTCCATCAGCGGTGGAGATCTGCTCACAAATTTGAATTCATCAGCCCAATTAACTACTTCAAGTATTACCAATATCAGCTCACTTTCCCAAATCTACACTGTACTGGCATTGGATGAATCAACCGATCTTTCGGTCACAAGTCTGACACTATCCGGCGGAAGTGTTGATCTTGTGGATGGCGCTGGAAACCCCATTGATCTGGCATTGCCGGCATCCAATCTGGCCACTACGAGTGCTTTGGTTATTGATGGAATCGACCCTACGATCATTTCGATAACGTCAAGCTCGGCTGATGGCAGCTATGGTGTTGATGATATCATTAATGTTACAGTTACTTTCAGTGAGGCCGTGACTTTAAGCGGGGGAAATCTGGAAGTAGACCATGATGCCAGCGCCACCGATGTGCTCATCACATCCATTCTAAGCACCACAATCGGGACTCAAGACTACACCGTAGCTTCCGGCGATGCCAGTAATGATCTAACAGTTACTGCTCTGGGTTTATCAGTGGGAGGAACCTTACAGGATGCTGGGGGAAATGATGTTGATCTCAGTGATATTTCAGGTGTCACAAATATTGATGATGGATCGGATATTTTAGTTGACGGAGCTGATCCGGCTGATTTTACAGTGGGCACCGTAACCGTGACAGGCGGAGATGTGGTTGACACCTATTGGAATGACACCAATACAGGAATGACAGTCGCGGTTCCAATCGCCATAGAGAACAGTCTCGCTGGAGGAAGCGTTCAGGTCCAGGCCTTTTTTAACGATATTTCAGGAGCGGTTGATGTTGGATCGGCAGTGGCTATTGCCGGCGGTCATCTGGGTGGCGATCTTACCGTTACCCTAACAGAAGCAGATGTTGAAGGGATTGCCGGCTATGCTGAAGACCTGGTTCTGAAAATAACAGCTGTGATCACTGATGATGGTGGGAACACCACCACTGGTACCCAAAGTGCCAACACTTTTACCATTGATACAACTGCCCCAACCATTACAGCTATCAGCTCAAATACCGCCAACGGAACCTACGGAGTTGGCGATGATGTCAATGTGACCATCACTTTTGATGAAAATGTAACCCTCAGCGGTGGTAATCTGATTACCACACTAAATACATCAGCTGAATTGTCTACTGAGACCATTGCCAATACCAACAGCATTTCTGAGACTTACACCATTGCTGAAGATGATGAGACCAGTGATCTAACAGTCAGCGCCATCGCCTTATCAATAGGAACCGCAGATCTTATCGATGCAGCCGGTAACCAGGCTGACCTTACGCAACTGCCTCTAGACAATATTGCGGAAACTAGTGCCATTGTCGTTGATGGTGTATTACCAACAGTTACAGCAATATCCTCTACTACTGCAAATGGCAACTATGGTGTCTATGCTGACATCAATATAACCATCACCTTCAGTGAGGCAGTGACGCTAAGTGGGGGAGATCTGGAAGTTGATCATGATGCCAGCGGAACGAATGTGCTTATTTCAACCATTTCAAGCAGTACTACTGGAACCCAAACCTATACAGTGGCTGCTGGAGATGTTAGTTCAGATCTGACCGTCACGGAATTAAGCTTATCCGCAGGTTCACTTCAGGATGCTGGAGGTAATGATGTCGATCTCACGGATATTGCCGGTATTTCGAACATCGATGATACAAGAAATATTGTAGTTGATGGTGATAGTCCAGCAGCATTTCAAGTATCCACAGTAGTCACTACGGGTGGTACTGTGGTTGCCGATTACTGGAATAGTTCTAATACCGGTGTGAATGTCACCGTACCCATTGCTGATGATGCCAGTCTCCAGGGCGGGAAAGTCCTCATTACAGCAAAAGTGGGATCCAATGCTTTTGAAGCAGTCGGTGATAGCTCATCCATTCTGGCTGTAGATGCCAATAAGATTATTTCCCTGAGCTATAACAATATCATCAATATTTCCGGCTATGAAGATGGAGCAGTCCTGACCTTTTCAGCTGTCATCCGTGATGATGTCTTTAATTATACAACTGGTACTCCCAGTGCAACCACTCTAACAGCAGATGTGACAGATCCCACTATCTCAAGTATTACCTCTCTTCCAGGGTCTGATAATATCGAAGTTGGCGGCAGCGTCGATATCACAATAACCCTCAGTGAGGCGGTTACCCTGGTTGGCGGAACGGTAATAACGACTCTGGAAACCGGAGATACTGATGCCCAGCTTAGCACTTCAAGCATATCAGATGCGATCTCATTCACCGAGACCTACACCGTATCTGAAGGTGAGGTAGCCAGTGATCTGAATGTAAGTCTGGTAGCCTTGAGTGTTGGTACATTACGGGATGCAGCCGGCAATGATATCGACCTGAGCTTACCTGGAGCTGATAATCTGGCAGACAATAGTAATTTGGAGATCGACGGAGTAATCCCCACCATTCTTACCATAACATCCACAACTGTTGATGGCAATTACATCCTGGGTGATGAGATCAATGTGACTGTCACCTTCAGCGAAGCACTTACCCTGGTGGGCGGTAACCTGATTGTAACCATGGAAACAGGTGGGACTGATCGTCAGGTCACCATTTCCAGCATCAACAATAGTTCCATTAGTGCGGGCACCTACACGGTTCAGAGCGGAGATGCCAGTCCTGATCTGACAGCATCTAACATCACATTGTCTGCTGGTAGTCTCCAGGATGCTGCTGGTAATGATCTTGATCTGACCTTGCCCGGCAGCGCCGACAATTTGGCGGGTAGCAGTGATTTTGTAGTAGATGGTGTTGCACCGGCAGATTTTACGGTGGGAGCTGTTATCACCTCTGGCGGAACAATAACCGCCAGTTACTGGAACGATACCAATACAGATGTTGAGGTTACAGTACCCATCGCCAGTGATGCCTCATTGCAGAATGGGACCTTGCAGATCCAGGCTCGAACGGGTGCCAATGCTTTTGAAAATCTTGGTTCAAGTGCTACGATAAGTTCCATCGGTGTAGATCAAACCGAAAGCTTTACATTAGGTGTGTTTGAAGCTATCAACGGATTTTCAGAAGGTGCCACTGTACAATTCACAGCCATAATTACAGATTCGGTGGGAAATAGCAATACGGGTACTACCAGTGTGACCACTCTCCTGGTTGACCGTGTGAATCCGACAATAATTGAGATCACATCCTCACCAGCAGGGGGTAGCCTCAGCATTGGTGAATTTGCTGATATAACCATTTCATTCAGTGAAGCGGTTACCTTGGCCGGCGATGTTCTGGTAACCACTCTGGAAACGGGAGATACAGATGCTGAATTGACCACAGCTGTTTTTACAGGGCTGGATGAGATCACTGAACGCTACACAGTTGCTGAAGATGAGGTGTCCGCAGATCTGGATGTCACAGGATTTGATTATGGTGTTGGCACTCTGCGGGATGCTGCCGGAAACAATATCGATCTGAGTTTACCGGTTGGTGAGAATCTAGCCGATAACAGCGCTTTGATAATTGATGGTGATGTACCCTACATCGTGAGTTTAAGTAGTACTGTGCTGACTGATTCACTGGGTCTAACTGAAACTCTGGAGATTGACGTAGAATTTTCCGAAACAGTAACTCTGGAAGGGGGCAATTTAATATTGACCCTGGAAACAGGCGACACTGACCGCGAAGTTACTATACCCGCTTTTAGCACTTCAACAACTGCCAGTGGAATCTACACGGTTCAGGTCGGCGATGTCAGTCCTGATCTGACCATCTCAGATATCAATCTTTCGGCCGGCACCCTGCGAGATGCTGCTGAGAACGATGTTCTACTTACCCTGCCTGTTGACGACAATCTGGCTGACAACAACGATATTCTCATCGATGGGATTGTTCCAGAGGCGTTTACTTCAGGTGATATCCTCACAATTGGCGATCCGGTTGTTACGGGTTACTGGAATGAGGACAATACGGATTTTGAAGTCATTCTACCTGTGACCGGTACCGATGTATCCCTGAATGGGGGAGTCGCTTATCTGGAAGCACGAGTGAATGCAAATGCTTTTGCCGCACTGGGAAATAATGTTGCTGTAGGCACGAACCCGGTTACGCTAAGTATCACCCGAACTCAGTTGGAAACTGAACTTGCTGGCTATTTTGCAGGTGGAACCATTCAAGTACGTGGAATCCTTACGGATATTGCCGGAAACAGTACAATTGGTGCTACAAGCGGTGTTGAACTGATCATTGATCAGCTTGACCCGACTCAGACCACCACTGGAACTATCGTAGTCTCAGGTGGCAATGTCAATCAAGGCTATTGGAATTTGACCAATGAGGATATCACCATCTCAACTGACCTGGATGCTGAGACATCATCAATAGGCGGTACGCTGCAACTTCAGGCGGCCGCTGGTGTTGCTGGTAGTTTTAGTGATATAGGCAGTGATTCAATTTTAGTAACCATCAATACTACCCACGCAACCATTCTATCAGCTGCTGATCTGACCAGCTACGGTATTACTGATGGAGACACCTTGCAATTCAGGGCACTGATCACCGACATAGCTGGCAATCTTACATCAGGCCTGGCAGGTATTAATACACTGGTCGTTGATTATAGCGATCCTGCAGATTTTACCGTTGGGACTGTCACAGCAACCGGCGGCACCGTTGTCCCCCAATACTTCAATGCTGGAAATGATGGTGCTGAGGTTACGGTTCCCATTGATCCAACTGACAATTCTCTCATCGGCGGTAATGTTCAATTACGCGTATCCATTGATGGTGCTGAAGCAGAGAGTATGCTGGCACCGATCACTATCACAGAACTGGTGGACATGGATATCCCCATCACTCGTGCTGAACTGGAAGGACTTGCCGTAGATATTGAGGGAATGATCTTCACTTTTGATGCCTTTATTACCGATGCGACTGGAAATGTAACCCTGGGTTCCGAAAGTTCTGACCAATTGAAGATTGACGAGATATTCCCCGTGGCAAATGACTTTATTGATCTGGTGACCACTGGTGATGATATCATGACCGGGTACTGGAATAATACCAATACCGGGATCGCTGTAACAGTTCCTATTGCCGATGATATCTCGCTGGTCGGTGGTACTTTGCAACTCTCTGGCGATCTGATTCCCGGGGATGCGGTATTCGAGGTGTTTCCCACATCTCAAAACATTAATGCACTCACCGGTTCAGTGGCTATTTCTATCCCGGATACTGAGATCGAAAACCTGGAAGGTGGAGTTGGTTTTGTAGATGGTCTTACTATAGAATTCAGGGCTATTGTCACTGACGTTGCCGGTAATGTAACTACCTCCAACACCAGTAGTGTGACTCTTGAGATCGATCGGGCAGCACCTGTTGCTCCTGATATCACAGCACTTATTGTCAAGGGCAGTAATCAGGTGGATGGTGTTTGGAATTCAGGGGCAGATAGTCTGTTGCTGGCTGTTCCAGTAGTGACTGGAGGTGACCCGAGTCTGGTGACTGGTTTTGTCCAGGTGTTGATGTCTATTGGCGGCACTTCAGATGAGAACCCCTATGAGCTGGTAGTTGTCGATAGCTTTTTCATACCGGGTGAGGATACAATTCGGTTTGCCAGTAGTGATATCGCAGCACTTTCGAATTTTGATGATCTTGAGACCTTGTATTCCAGGATATTGATTCAGGACCGGGCAGGGAATGAAACCATCAGCGGAACCTCAACACATGAGATTCTCATTGATGTGGGTCCGCCTGCACCATTTGATTGTGGACTTTTGACCGCTACAGACGGGACCGTTGTGACAAATGCATACAATAACACCAACACGGGCATTTCTCTGGAAGTTCCCATTGCTGATGATGCCAGTCTCTTAAACGGTAGTGCTATCATCAAAGTGAGCTTGCATAATCTGGATACATTTCCACCGGAGCTGGTTGAACCAGCGGATATTGACACTGTGACCATATCTGCCATCAATACAACCCTAACCTTGACACTTGACCATGCAACCCTGAGTGCCCTGGCCGGGTTCGGCTCAAATTATGAAATGGCTGTAACTGCCGGTTTACTTGATTACGCTGGTAATCAAGAGGTGGGTAGTGAAGTTTACCAGCGCTTGACCATTGATCTGGATGGACCCGAATTACCGGTCATTAATGATACCACAACGGTTGGCGGTATGGTAGCCAATGGTTTTTGGAATGCATCCAACTCAGGAATTGAAGTGGTTGTTTCTACACCGGCGATTGCTGATACCAGTCTTCTGGGTGGCTATTTTCAGGTTCAGGGTCATGTTGGTTTTGAAAGTTACACCGATCTCGGTGATCCTGTTGCCATAGCGACAGCTAACTTTTCGGAGTTATCCATTACCATCGATTCGACTGAAATCGAATCATTGTCAGGTTTTGGTGAAGGTCTGCAATTTGATCTTCGCATACTCATGGTAGATGGACGTGGGAATGATACAACCGGTGCCATAACGGTTAACTGGCTTACCATCGATCAAGTTATACCCATTGTCGGTAGCTTTGTTACCGGAAGTACAACTACTGATCCATATATCAATGAGGTAGATACTCTTAAAGCACGCTGGCAGAATTTCAGTGATGCGACCACAGGCATTTCCGGATACGAATATGCTATTGGAAATGCTGTTGGAAGCGATGATTTTGTAGCCTGGCAGTCAGTTGATACAACCTTTCTGGATACGCTGATGACCTATACACATGCAGATGAATACGTATTGAATGTAAGAGCATCGGATGGTGCTGGTAATATCTCCGATATTCTCAGTAGTTCTGCGATTATGGCAGATCTGGAAACACCGAACTCCACCAGTGCGGTCAACCCCTACTATCTGATCGAGGATTGGGTGGATGTTAACTCATTTGGTGGTTTGTATTCTGACGGACTTGCTGGTGTGGACATCCTGTGGCTGGATCTTAGCCGTGAATCCGATACCCTGTACTGGGATGGCGCGGATTGGGTATCTGATAGTACCAGTCTTGAGTTACCCATCATTCACGACGGGATCTGGAACTATAGTATTGCTGCTGATACCCTGACCAACCATGAGAATTATTTCATCCGCTTGCTGGCAGTTGACAGCGCCGGGAATCGCCAGGCTTCAGCCACATTGGATACTTTCCAATTCATCATTAATTCGGCTCCGGAGCTCTTCACTTTTGCGTCTGATACCACAACGTTGGAGGATGAGTCCTTTACTTATCTTCATTATGCAACTGACCCGGATTTTGAAACCACCAGAGGCGATAGTCTTATTTATTCTCTGGGAGTTGGAGCTCCAGCCGGGATGACCATTGATTCTGTTGGAACCATGAGTTGGACTCCAGTCGATTCGGCCGTTGGTCAACATAGCTATACCACTTATGTTACTGATCTCCTGGGGCTTCAGGATTCAGTTCTCTGCGTCCTGACTGTGATCAATGTTAACGATCCACCTGAACCAGTGACATTACTGCTGCCCGCCGATAGCACTCAACTGATGCCGGCAGATGGCTTGTTGTTGACCTTTTCCTGGACAACTGCATTTGATATCGAGGAAAATGAGGTTCGTTACGAGATCACCATGCAGGGGAGTGGCTATGATACGACTATCGCTACCCTGGACACTGCTCTCACCGTAGATGTATCAGTTATGGATTATCCTGTGAGTATTGTGGAATGGTTTGTTAAGGGTTTTGACCCAGAGGATACTTCCGCAGTGGCTGATACCTTTCATGTGACCACATCGGCTGCCTTTGCAGCGCTGAATACGGACAGTATTGCCGTCGATATGAGCCGTTTTACGAATCTGGATACACTGGTAAATTTAAAGAATCTGGGATTGACTGATCTACGCTGGTCCTTGGTTGAGGCACCTGCCTGGCTCACGTTCTCCACTGAATCCGGCACGCTAGGTTATGCGGATAGTGTTGATATTGCATTTAATATTGATCTCGCCGGTTTTACGGTTGGCGGCTATGAAGGCATTTTCCGATTGGCGACCAATGATCCATTACAGGATACCCTTTCCATCGATGTAACCATGGGTATTTACGATATCCCAACGCCAGTATTGGCATTTTACAAGAATCCGGCTTACCCGCACTTCTACGAAATGATGATCGTAGATAGTTTGGGGATGATCGATACTCTGATTCTCACCCATGCCGGAGATACGCTGGAACTTACTGAGATCGATACATTCAGTTATCTGGCCACGGTGGAGATCGCCGCCGAAGGACTCAATAGTTTTGAATTGTATGCGTCCAACTGGGTGGGTGATACAACCATCGCTACCAATATTACCGTCAGTTTGGCGCGGAGTGGCGTGGAGTGGCTGGCCCGTAGCCCTGATGATCTGTTTGAGGTCAGGGGGACCGCGAGAAGTGTTCATTATTCTTCACAACTGGCTATCCTGGATAGTACGCTCAGTTCCATTGATGATGCCCGTTACAGGGTGCTCAGCGACGGTGTGAGATTGGCTGAACCGGTCATGGTCAGCATGCAGGTCTCAACAGGTGATCAGGCGATCTATCTTCGTGACGAGGCTGGTGACTATGTTGAATTACCTTCCATCAATGATGGTGAAAGGGTCAGGTCCTGGGCCGAGAGCATGGGCGCTTTTAAATTGGGACCACGGACTATTATTGTGCCGGAACATAGCCAATTATCCCAGAATTATCCAAATCCGTTTAACCCCGCCACTTCAATCGATTATGATATTGGATTTTTGGATGGTCTCGATCAGAATGTAGAGTTCAGTATTTACAATATCAGGGGACAGGAGATTCGCAATCTGGTGAACACCCAGCTTCAACCGGGTCAGTATTCCATCACCTGGAATGGTCTGGATGAACAGGGCCGCCAGGTCAGTAGTGGGATCTATTTCGCCCGATTAATGACGGGCAAAGGGTATATCAAAACCGTTAAAATGCTGGTTCTCAGGTAG
- a CDS encoding GIY-YIG nuclease family protein, which yields MHYVYCLENREKNYLYVGSTSNLKIRLSQHSTGKCKSTKPYIPLELTAYIAVSSSSKARTLEKYFKSGSGKTILKKRILQTKVKT from the coding sequence ATGCATTATGTTTATTGTCTTGAAAATAGAGAAAAGAACTACCTATATGTAGGCTCGACCAGTAATCTAAAAATTCGATTGTCTCAACACAGCACCGGCAAGTGTAAATCAACTAAACCATATATTCCACTTGAATTGACAGCCTATATTGCTGTCTCCAGTTCATCCAAAGCACGTACTTTGGAAAAATATTTTAAGAGTGGATCTGGTAAAACGATATTGAAGAAACGAATTTTACAGACCAAAGTGAAAACGTAG